The nucleotide sequence AAAGAACATTAATCATCTTGAGTTTTTTGATTATGTTTCTCCGGAAGTTCAGAACAGTATTAGTGAAACTGGTCGTGTGACAAATGGAAAGCTAAGGTTTGCTGTTTCAAAGTTTGTCAATGAGCAATTTACTGATTTTGAGAAAGGAGAGCAGCTTAATGGCTAAAGAGGATGTCATTGAAGTAGAAGGTACGATCGTTGATACTCTGCCAAACGCTATGTTTAAAGTAGAATTAGAGAACGGTCATACTGTATTAGCACATGTATCAGGTAAAATCCGCATGCATTTCATTCGAATTTTACCAGGTGATAAAGTGACTGTAGAGTTATCTCCATACGATTTAACTCGTGGTCGCATCACATATCGTTACAAATAAAATAGCACTCCGTAACATAAGGAGGTTCAAAAGATGAAAGTTAGACCATCCGTAAAGCCTATCTGCGAAAAATGTAAAGTCATTCGTCGCAAAGGTAAAGTAATGGTTATTTGTGAAAACCCTAAGCATAAACAAAAACAAGGTTAAAGATAAGGAGGTGCAACTTTAGATGGCACGTATTGCAGGTGTAGATATCCCACGCGAAAAGCGTGTAGTCATCTCATTAACATATATTTACGGCATTGGCCGTCCTACTGCACAAAAAATCTTAGCTGAAGCAGGCGTTTCAGAAGATACTCGTGTTCGTGATTTAACTGAAGATGAATTAGGTAAAATCCGTGAAATTATCGATCGCCATAAAGTGGAAGGTGACCTTCGTCGTGAAGTTTCCCTTAACATTAAGCGTCTAATTGAAATCGGTTCTTATCGTGGTCTTCGTCATCGTCGTGGTCTTCCAGTTCGCGGCCAAAATACTAAAAATAATTCTCGTACACGTAAAGGCCCACGTCGTACAGTTGCTAATAAGAAAAAATAAGGTAAAGGAGGGAAATTGTAAATGGCTCGTAAGACTAACACTCGTAAACGTCGCGTGAGAAAGAATATAGAAACTGGTATAGCACATATCCGTTCTACATTCAATAATACAATCGTTACGATTACAGATGCTCACGGTAATGCTGTTTCTTGGTCAAGTGCTGGTGCTTTAGGTTTCAGAGGTTCACGTAAATCTACACCATTTGCTGCACAAATGGCGGCTGAAACTGCTGCAAAGGCTTCTATGGAGCACGGTATGAAAACTTTAGAAGTTACTGTTAAAGGTCCTGGTGCTGGTCGTGAAGCTGCTATTCGTGCGCTTCAATCAGCAGGTTTAGAAGTTACTGCAATTCGTGACGTCACACCAGTGCCTCATAATGGTTGCCGACCACCAAAACGTCGCCGTGTATAATTAAATTGTATAGAATTTGAATCCCTGTCTATAATGGGATATGATGACAGTTTTTTTATATGTGAAACGGACTAACAGATAATTAGCAATTTGTTGTGCACATTTGGGAATTGCCTAATGGGGAATTTCGGTTAGGGTTTGCCCTAGCCGAGGTTTCGACGTTTTGAAGGAGGGTTTATTGAATGATAGAAATTGAAAAACCAAAAATCGAAACGGTTGAAATCAGCGATGATGCTACCTTTGGTAAATTCGTTGTCGAACCGCTTGAGCGTGGATATGGTACCACTTTAGGAAACTCCTTACGTCGTATTCTATTATCCTCTCTCCCTGGGGCTGCTGTAACATCGATTCAAGTTGATGGTGTTCAACACGAATTCTCTACAATTGAAGGTGTAGTTGAGGATGTTACAACGATAATTTTGAATATCAAGAAATTAGCATTAAAAATTTATTCTGACGAAGAAAAGACGTTAGAAATTGATATTCAAGGTGAGCGGGAAGTAACTGCCGCTGATATTACACATGATAGTGATGTTGAGATACTCAATCCTGACCTTCATATTGCATCATTAGGTAAAAACGGCAATCTACGCATAAGGTTAACAGCTAAGCGTGGCCGTGGTTACACGCCTGCTGATGCAAATAAACGTGAAGATCAACCGATAGGTGTTATTCCAATTGATTCTATTTATACACCGGTTTCTCGTGCTACTTATACAGTAGAAAGTACGAGGGTAGGACAGGTAGCAAATTTCGATAAGTTGACACTGGATGTTTGGACAGATGGTAGCATTCGACCAGAAGAAGCTGTTTCGCTTGGAGCAAAAATTTTAACCGAGCATTTAAACATCTTTGTTGGTTTGACTGACGAAGCCCAAAATGCTGAAATTATGGTTGAAAAGGAAGAGGACCAAAAGGAAAAGGTTCTTGAAATGACAATTGAAGAACTTGATTTATCTGTTCGTTCTTATAACTGCTTGAAGCGTGCTGGTATAAATACTGTTCAAGAATTAGCAAATAAGACTGAAGAAGATATGATGAAAGTTCGTAATTTAGGTAGAAAGTCGTTAGAAGAGGTTAAGGCAAAGCTGGAGGAGCTTGGCCTTGGACTTCGTAGAGACGAATAAATTTTTATTTCGTACGGATAAATGAAATAATACTTCAACAAAGGAGGGACATTAAGGATGGCTTATGCAAAATTAGGTCGTACATCTGCTCAACGTAAGGCTCTTTTCCGTGATCTTGCTACTGATTTAATTATTAACGAGCGCATTGAAACAACAGAAGCAAAAGCGAAGGAGCTTCGTTCAATTGTTGAAAAAATGATTACCCTTGGTAAGCGCGGTGACTTGCATGCACGACGCCAAGCTGCTTCTTTCATTCGCAATGAAGTAGCAAACGCGGAAACGGGCGAATATGCAGTCCAAAAGCTTTTCAATGACATCGCAAAGCGCTATGAAGAACGTCAAGGTGGGTACACTCGTATTCTTAAACTTGGTCAACGCCGTGGTGATGGTGCTCCAGTCGTTATTATTGAGTTAGTTTAATATTATTCACTTGGCTGAATAAATCATGATTCAACATAATTCATCAAAAAGGGCGAGACAGAATCTTATTTAGAAGATCTGGGTCTATGCCCTTTTTTCGTTATATAGAGAACAGTGGGTGACAAGCTTAATGAAACGAGAGAAGGTAATCGAAGTTCAAAATGTAAAATTCCGTTACAACACTGATGGAGAATGGGCTCTAAATGATGTCAGTTTTCCAATTTACAAAGGAGAATGGCTTGCGATTGTTGGTCATAATGGCTCAGGGAAATCGACGTTAGCTAAAATATTAAACGGCCTTTTAATGCATGAAGCTGGCTTTGTCTTTATAGAAGGCATTGAATTAAATAAAGATTCGATTTGGGATATTCGGAAAAGGGTCGGTATGGTTTTCCAAAACCCTGATAATCAGTTTGTTGGTACAACAGTTAGAGATGATGTCGCTTTTGGTTTAGAGAATAACGGTATACATCGAGAAGAAATGATTCAGCGTATCCAAGAGAGTATCGCGCAAGTTAGAATGACAGATTTTCTAGACCATGAACCACATCGATTATCAGGAGGACAAAAGCAGCGAGTGGCAATTGCCGGAGTCCTAGCCTTAAAACCAGCTGTGATGATTTTAGATGAAGCGACATCAATGTTGGATCCACTTGGACGAAAGGAAGTAGTTGAAACAGTACGTAACCTACAGAAAAAGTCTGGTCAAATGAGTGTTATTTCGATAACACATGACTTAGAAGAAGTTACCCAAGCAGATCGGGTGATTGTCATGAACCGAGGACAACTCTATGCTGAAGGAACTCCGGAAGAGATTTTTGAACTTGGTGATCAATTAATATCATTAGGACTTGATTTAC is from Bacillus sp. (in: firmicutes) and encodes:
- the rpmJ gene encoding 50S ribosomal protein L36; the protein is MKVRPSVKPICEKCKVIRRKGKVMVICENPKHKQKQG
- a CDS encoding DNA-directed RNA polymerase subunit alpha; the protein is MIEIEKPKIETVEISDDATFGKFVVEPLERGYGTTLGNSLRRILLSSLPGAAVTSIQVDGVQHEFSTIEGVVEDVTTIILNIKKLALKIYSDEEKTLEIDIQGEREVTAADITHDSDVEILNPDLHIASLGKNGNLRIRLTAKRGRGYTPADANKREDQPIGVIPIDSIYTPVSRATYTVESTRVGQVANFDKLTLDVWTDGSIRPEEAVSLGAKILTEHLNIFVGLTDEAQNAEIMVEKEEDQKEKVLEMTIEELDLSVRSYNCLKRAGINTVQELANKTEEDMMKVRNLGRKSLEEVKAKLEELGLGLRRDE
- the infA gene encoding translation initiation factor IF-1 is translated as MAKEDVIEVEGTIVDTLPNAMFKVELENGHTVLAHVSGKIRMHFIRILPGDKVTVELSPYDLTRGRITYRYK
- a CDS encoding RNA-binding protein; the encoded protein is KNINHLEFFDYVSPEVQNSISETGRVTNGKLRFAVSKFVNEQFTDFEKGEQLNG
- the rplQ gene encoding 50S ribosomal protein L17, with protein sequence MAYAKLGRTSAQRKALFRDLATDLIINERIETTEAKAKELRSIVEKMITLGKRGDLHARRQAASFIRNEVANAETGEYAVQKLFNDIAKRYEERQGGYTRILKLGQRRGDGAPVVIIELV
- a CDS encoding energy-coupling factor ABC transporter ATP-binding protein, translating into MKREKVIEVQNVKFRYNTDGEWALNDVSFPIYKGEWLAIVGHNGSGKSTLAKILNGLLMHEAGFVFIEGIELNKDSIWDIRKRVGMVFQNPDNQFVGTTVRDDVAFGLENNGIHREEMIQRIQESIAQVRMTDFLDHEPHRLSGGQKQRVAIAGVLALKPAVMILDEATSMLDPLGRKEVVETVRNLQKKSGQMSVISITHDLEEVTQADRVIVMNRGQLYAEGTPEEIFELGDQLISLGLDLPFTVKLSQSLRQKGIQLSKSHLKQRDLVNELWTLFLKK
- the rpsK gene encoding 30S ribosomal protein S11, whose protein sequence is MARKTNTRKRRVRKNIETGIAHIRSTFNNTIVTITDAHGNAVSWSSAGALGFRGSRKSTPFAAQMAAETAAKASMEHGMKTLEVTVKGPGAGREAAIRALQSAGLEVTAIRDVTPVPHNGCRPPKRRRV
- the rpsM gene encoding 30S ribosomal protein S13; translation: MARIAGVDIPREKRVVISLTYIYGIGRPTAQKILAEAGVSEDTRVRDLTEDELGKIREIIDRHKVEGDLRREVSLNIKRLIEIGSYRGLRHRRGLPVRGQNTKNNSRTRKGPRRTVANKKK